One window of the Cryptomeria japonica chromosome 7, Sugi_1.0, whole genome shotgun sequence genome contains the following:
- the LOC131056270 gene encoding short-chain dehydrogenase reductase 2a-like: MVAAALWRRLEGKIVIITGGSAGLGEAAVRLFANHGAKVIIADIADEAGMKVADSLSPLVTYIHCDVTKEKDVCAAVDLTMEKHGKLHIMYNNAGVTNIQKVSVAEYDMGEFERVMNINVKGVMHGIKHAARVMIPNRKGNIISTASVAGIVGGMATYSYTASKHAVIGLTKNVAAELGRFGIRVNCISPATVATDLVMNYVGVTPSAEVSAQIEAAAQAVVPLKEAVLKAEDIAEAALYLASEDSKYVSGHNIVVDGGIRVVNNNWGLY; encoded by the exons ATGGTTGCAGCAGCTCTCTGGAGAAG ACTGGAAGGTAAGATTGTAATAATCACAGGCGGATCGGCAGGCCTTGGAGAGGCCGCTGTTCGGTTATTCGCAAATCATGGAGCCAAAGTCATTATTGCAGACATTGCAGATGAGGCTGGTATGAAAGTTGCAGATTCCCTTTCTCCCTTGGTAACATATATCCACTGTGACGTGACCAAAGAGAAAGATGTATGCGCAGCCGTTGATTTGACCATGGAAAAGCACGGAAAGCTGCACATAATGTATAATAACGCAGGAGTCACCAACATCCAGAAAGTGAGCGTGGCAGAGTATGATATGGGGGAATTCGAGCGAGTGATGAATATCAATGTAAAAGGGGTAATGCACGGCATTAAGCATGCAGCCCGTGTTATGATACCCAATAGAAAGGGCAACATTATCTCAACGGCTAGTGTTGCAGGAATAGTAGGAGGAATGGCTACTTATTCCTATACTGCCTCCAAACATGCCGTAATTGGGCTGACTAAAAATGTTGCAGCCGAGCTGGGTAGATTTGGTATACGAGTGAATTGTATTTCTCCAGCTACAGTTGCCACAGATCTGGTAATGAATTATGTGGGAGTGACCCCTTCAGCAGAGGTAAGTGCCCAGATCGAGGCCGCGGCTCAGGCCGTAGTCCCCTTAAAGGAAGCAGTTCTTAAAGCAGAGGACATTGCAGAGGCTGCTTTGTATCTGGCCAGTGAGGATTCCAAATATGTGAGCGGTCATAATATAGTGGTGGATGGGGGAATAAGAGTTGTAAACAACAACTGGGGATTGTATTAG